The Nicotiana tomentosiformis chromosome 2, ASM39032v3, whole genome shotgun sequence genome includes the window ctctcgtgggatgtaatatttaatagaactatgaagtgcattcatttttatttactttaaataatgggttgttaTTAAGATGCGACaatcatctctttgttctttcatattcatatgtcaagatttcttatatttttttcgaatttgaaatggtattttgataatttaaaattacatagaacatatcattatataGATATAATATTGatatttatgtttaattattacaTTCTGTTAACCTTGAAAGCGTACATTATGTGTTACTAacaaaattctcccataagaatactttaatagatcatatgttgttcattttttttaatttttggtaAACATATTCGCTTATCAAAACTTTATATATAGCTTTAATAAAGTAAGatcgaaataatattcatgtaacaaaaaaaacctaaaaacttgaaaaacccgacaaaagtttatCCCGCGTACTTGATTGGATTAAAATCGCAATATAACTAATCCCTGGAACCTAACGTACTTGATTGGACAACCCGGGATTATAGTATTTTTTTATCCCTATGAGATGATGGAATAAATAATATCAGGATAACTAATACCGAAATAACTTGTTTCTCAACCAAACGCCCTTAACTTATTTTCCATTTCCGTTCTATATATACCTTGTATGTTTTTCCTCATCCTCTTGTACTAGAAAAAAAGTACACTTTACTGCACTGTACTATCAAAACTTCCTTAAAGATAGGGAAAACAGCCTTTTCAAGATAAATCTCTTAATTGAAGAGAGAAAATTCAAGAATAGGGCAAAAAAGAAATGAACAACGGCGGCCACATGCAAGGAATGGCTATGGCGCCGccgccatcagccgccatgaacAACGCCACCGGAGGAGGAGGAGGCATGATGATGAAGAACCATCGGCATATGATGATGCACATGACGTTTTTCTGGGGAAAGAATACTGAAATTCTCTTCTCAAATTGGCCTGGATATGATAATTTGGGCATGTATGTTTTGGCGCTTTTTGTCGTTTTTTTCATGGCTGTTCTCGTCGAATTTCTGTCTCACGGCAATTACATTAAGGAAAATGCTGATCATGTGAGCGCGGGGTTGATTCAGACAACTTTGTATGGACTGAGAATTGGTTTGGCTTATGTTGTTATGTTGGCTGTTATGTCGTTCAATGGTGGTGTTTTCTTGGTTGCTATTTTTGGGCACATGTTAGGGTTCTTGGTTTTTGGAAGTAGGGTTTTCAACAAATCGTCTAATGAGGGCAAGACTATGGATCTTCCACCAATGAGCTGTAgttgttgaatttttttttttattaattgaTGTGCTTAGAGTTTTATTTTTCAGTACTTGAATTGGGGTTcagttgttttttttttcttgtgttGATCAATTTGACGATCAGGAGGTTATTGGAATTTGAAATCATTAAACAACAGCTTGAATTTTGTGATAAAGAAATGCGTTTAGTATATGTGAAGAATATCCGGGTTAAAGCGCAAAGGCTTTGATTTTCTGATTAAGGATGAGACAGAACTCTGAACTAAATCCAAATGCTAAATTATATTCATTTAATTCAAATTTCGTGTTTCAAGCACGGTCCGCGGTTACAATAGTTGACTGCTAATACACCCACCTTAGGTAGGGAAATAATGATtatggttttaaaaaaaaaaaaaaaaaaccgatGCATAGGCATTCCACGTATGCAGGATCCGGGAAATGATTATAGCAGTAATTTTGTTCTTCTTTAATTTTCCGTTAATAGCTTACTGGTTACACATCATGTGAATGTTTCCCAAATCATACGAAGGAAAATTCGCTGTAAATTGACATGTTTTATGATTACTGCCAGCCATACAACGGATaattaaaacaaaaaaacaacTTCATACTTTAAAGAAACTACTTAAGAAAATACTCTTTTAGGGTTTTTTGGGTGCTTGCTCATTCACTTTCATCTCTAATACTCTCCTTTATGTAGTCcccatttttcttttcaaaacaaTTGAATTCCTCAATTGATAAAAGAGGAAGACACGAATTTTTAGTTCGGCAGCTAGCGTTctacaataaataagatgtaGCAATTTACGTTTACGTGTAGGACAACGATTGATGTTACGTTTACGGTTTGAGATTTTCTCTATTTGGTATCATGCCAATTAAAGTTGAGAAAGTCTTTCCGATCGAATTACTTGATCTCCATGTAAATAAATTAAATGACAATTGTAGGCTACAGCTAATAGTTGGCAAGTTCTGTGTGCCTTTGTGGATAATATACTGATTTTTTTGGCATTCCTTCTATAAATAGTAAAATCTCACgaatttaaaattttggaaaaatgaGATTGTATAgtcactctcaaaataatagccaaaaatatatatatatatattatacacaaTACAAATTTTATCCATTTTTAcggctaccaaatataaataattttgacCACGAGCTAAAAGTGATCTCTTTACCATAAAATGTTCTACAAGAACGCCATAAAAAATCTATACACTATTACAAAATAATAGCTTTTTATAGCATGCATGAATTGGTAACTCGTAAACTATTATACTTATTGCATTTGatttatattgacgatatatAAATTTAAACTCTCATCAATATTGGTAACTATCGTGTCTAGTAAGGCAGGAAAAGTGCCTTTTTCAATTTCGTTCTTTTGATATTTCTTTTAAGTGATTTAAAAAAAGGTGATATTATTATTTTCGTTCCTTCACTATCTTATAGTCCTTTTCAAAATATTTTGAGTAAATAAAGAACGTCACGTAAGGGGCGATGTGCACAGATAGCGAGTAATAACATATGTATTTACTTTTAAGCCACTGTTTTAAATGTATTTAGTCTTTAGCCACTGCTTTAATAAACTTTTACCCGtccggacgaaaatacccttctGCTATATAGGATTTCGCTGATACATACGCTCCTTATTTAAGATCAGCAGCAGCTCAAACTTACGTGCAAACTTACGTGCCGAGAATTGTTGTGATCGTCCAAAATTGCAGAAGCTTTTTTTCCGATTTTAAACTTTTTGTCTAAGTTCAGAATTCAACTTTCTCGTCCAAAATTTACCATAAAATTACAGTAAGTTCTAAAGTTTCAGATATCTCTATATGCTTTTGTGTGTTTGTATGGATTTTTATTTCGTTACTGAAGAATAAGATACtaggaatttgatttttttttcttttctgtattgataacgttaaggacatcgtgtccttaactctGTGATTGTTCTGTAAATATTGAGGACATAATATTAAGGATTTGGTGTCCTTAACATGACTGTTATTCTgaaaaatattaaggacaaagtgtcttgtatttttcaacttgtattaataaagttaaggacacgttATCCTTAACTTTTataatgcacacatcaaagttaaggacaccatgtccttaacttttacaatgcacatatccaagttaaggacaccgtGTTCTTAACATTTTGACTACACACATtaaagttaaggacatagtgtcctatttttgcaacttgtactgataaagtttaggacatgatatccttaacttcatgactactatataaaaattaaggacatagtgtcctatttttgcaacttgtactaataaagtttaggacatgatgtccttaacttcatgactactgtgtaaatattaaggacatagtgtcttgtatttgcaatttgtattgataaagtttaggacatgatatccttaacttcatgactgttattttaaatattaaggacatagtgtcctgtgttttgcaacttgtattgataaagtttaggacatcttATCCTTAACTTCACGATTGTTGTATAAATATGTCCtgaatttctcattttcttgacttgcagGATGGATACAATATGTATTATAGTTGCTTTTAATGGTAAATGGACTGCAGACTATAAGTATCTTGATCATCAAACAAAGCTTGTTCTAGTACCTGAGGCAATTCGATTTGAAGATTTCATTAACCAAGTCTTTGAAGTTATTGAATTGGATAGAGACAAGTTTAAAGCAATGATATGGTTTGATATCAATCTGGGAACAAGCAAGGGAATGCTTGTATTCAAAGATTTAGATCTTCACACATGTATAGAGTTACTAAAAAGTCATTCACTCTTCAAGGGCTGTCGTTTCATTGTTGATATTTCGGAAAGAGTTTTTGATTCTACAAGCACCTTTGAACATGTCAATACAGAAACTCAACAAAACAATCAAGACAAATGCCAACAGATAATGAAAATAGATGTGGTTGAAGCTCAACCAATAACTGAAGAGGTGCTTCAAACATTTGATTCTATTCAAGTGAAAGGACAAAGCATAGAAATTGACAACGAACAAGCTTTGGGTATTCAAGTCTTAGAAAGTGCACCGGTAATAGAAGAAGTTGCTGAAAAAACCTTTACTCAACTAACTAGACGAAGCTCAAattcgaaaaaaaaaagaatccccaactacgatattaacagaaaatgcttcgttggatgaaataaaagtgggatcaatatttgacaaaaagaagAGTATAATTAACTATTTTTTCAATATAGCAATTAAAGGGCATTTTGAATTCAAGGTTGTTAGATCAATCTCAACAAGATATTCATTGAAATGCAATGATGATAGGTGTGGGTGGTGTATGCGTGCTTTCAGAGTTAAAGATTCAACACTATTCAAGATAGTAAAGATTGAGAAAAATTATGACTGCTCAGTTAACACTATGAAAGCTGATCAAAGGCATGCAACTTCAAAGTTGATTAGTGGTTACATTATCGacaatcttcaagacccaaggtTTGAAGTTACACCAGCCTTTGTCATAGCAGAAATGCAAAAATTGCATAGACTAGACATTGGTTATCACAAGGCGTGGCATGCTATTCAACATGCTTCATCTTTAATAAGAGGAACTCCTGAAGAGAATTATGAATTATTGTCTTCATACTTGTATATGATGAGAAGTAAAAATCCGGGAACATACACTAACATAAAGATAGACGACAACAACAGGTAAACAATCAAAAAGAGTTTATTAGTCTGTTTTATAAACTTTAGGATATGGtatccttaacttggatgtgtgcaataaaaatgttaaggacatggtgtccttaacttcgaTGTGTGCAATGAAAAAGCTAAGGACacggtgtccttaacttggatgtgtgcaatgaaaaagttaaggacatggtgtccttaactttgatgtgtgcagtgaaaatgttaaggacatggtatccttaactttgatgtgtgcagtgaaaatattaaggacatggtgtcgttaactttgatgtgtgcagtgaaaatgttaaggacatggtgtcattaactttgatgtgtgcagtgaaaatgttaaggacatggtatccttaacgTGGATGTGTacagtgaaaaagttaaggacatggtgtccttaactttgatgtgtgcattataaaagttaaggacatggtgtccttaactttgatgtgtccagtgaaaaagttaaggacatggtgtccttaactttgatgcgtgcattgtaaaagttaaggacaagctgtccttaacttggatgtgtgcattgtaaaagttaagtacatggtatccttaactttgatgtatgCATTGTAAAGGTTAAGGACAAGTTGTTCTTAACTTTGAtatgtgcagtgaaaatgttaaggacatggtgtccttaacttggatgtgtgtaGTGAAAAacttaaggacatggtatccttaactttgatgtgtgcattgtaaaagttaaggacattatgtccttaactttg containing:
- the LOC104086110 gene encoding copper transporter 1-like; protein product: MNNGGHMQGMAMAPPPSAAMNNATGGGGGMMMKNHRHMMMHMTFFWGKNTEILFSNWPGYDNLGMYVLALFVVFFMAVLVEFLSHGNYIKENADHVSAGLIQTTLYGLRIGLAYVVMLAVMSFNGGVFLVAIFGHMLGFLVFGSRVFNKSSNEGKTMDLPPMSCSC
- the LOC104086113 gene encoding uncharacterized protein, whose translation is MDTICIIVAFNGKWTADYKYLDHQTKLVLVPEAIRFEDFINQVFEVIELDRDKFKAMIWFDINLGTSKGMLVFKDLDLHTCIELLKSHSLFKGCRFIVDISERVFDSTSTFEHVNTETQQNNQDKCQQIMKIDVVEAQPITEEVLQTFDSIQVKGQSIEIDNEQALGIQVLESAPVVRSISTRYSLKCNDDRCGWCMRAFRVKDSTLFKIVKIEKNYDCSVNTMKADQRHATSKLISGYIIDNLQDPRFEVTPAFVIAEMQKLHRLDIGYHKAWHAIQHASSLIRGTPEENYELLSSYLYMMRSKNPGTYTNIKIDDNNRFLYMFYAYGLSIAGWNHCRPVIDVDATFLKSKYRGVLMISVSKDVNNQIFPLAFGIAESENNNSYEWKVKSEVIKLFQSAARVYRRKEFDLYISDIAKVYKKTFDYLIEEPPERRNEAEGTFYDVSCWVEEELKKKIDLAFILNVFPVDSWRSRVEKEGITFLLQLSRRETSRSPISAWTGT